In Paenibacillus phoenicis, one genomic interval encodes:
- a CDS encoding methyl-accepting chemotaxis protein — protein sequence MENQGKSYGKGARGHAFSLGRKLTAAFITVSLLVGVIAGVAYVFLNRMDQNYSELLEQNTAARDQAAKLEMETQRQNSLLFSYIVEPSSEKEQLLTGANDELNRIIGQIVSASEGEEQGAVASSLSESNATFARLLTKVRDYVQSGKPDLAKAEALMWAIPTSDTMIQGASELRTLQESALQGKLAEFKKESAITLWILVICGAIAILFAVLTGVLLSRQIVKPMRVMVKGARELADGDLTLAEIAVRNRDEIGELAAAFNHMRRSWQEMIRNLGRHAGRVATSADQLRHQSEQFRASSGEISDIMGQISSGSEEQVQSVELGVAQVTMMAAGAREMAGLADDARQESEAAVQETRAGEDIVASAAAQMASIQRQMDELRAFIERLGVRSGQIAEAAELIAGIAKQTQMLSLNASIEAARAGEAGKGFAVVAGEVRKLSAETGAAAAGVAEMLEGVRSEMELVIEAGQAGSQEVAAGIATVQQAGEVFTSIRQAVEQVAGRISRVTGQAEQLYSQSDAVVQAIATIDRVAQQTASGSREVYAHTEEQYAGVEEMMASMEGLSQLSEELQAMIGKFKV from the coding sequence ATGGAGAATCAGGGGAAATCCTATGGAAAAGGAGCTAGAGGGCACGCGTTTTCGCTCGGCCGGAAGCTGACGGCGGCTTTTATCACGGTATCGCTGCTGGTGGGGGTCATTGCTGGAGTGGCCTACGTGTTCTTGAACCGGATGGATCAGAACTATTCCGAGCTGCTTGAGCAAAATACGGCGGCACGGGATCAAGCGGCCAAGCTGGAGATGGAGACGCAGCGTCAGAACAGTCTCTTGTTTAGTTATATCGTGGAGCCTTCGTCCGAGAAGGAACAGCTATTGACGGGAGCCAATGATGAATTGAATAGGATCATCGGCCAAATCGTAAGCGCTTCCGAAGGTGAAGAGCAGGGGGCGGTTGCTTCCTCGTTATCGGAATCCAATGCGACGTTTGCTCGCTTGCTGACGAAGGTTCGCGATTACGTACAATCGGGAAAGCCGGATTTGGCGAAAGCGGAAGCGTTGATGTGGGCGATTCCGACATCGGATACGATGATTCAAGGGGCGAGTGAATTGCGGACGCTGCAGGAGAGCGCGCTTCAGGGGAAATTGGCCGAGTTCAAGAAAGAATCGGCGATCACTTTGTGGATTTTAGTGATATGCGGGGCCATCGCGATCCTCTTCGCCGTCTTGACCGGTGTCCTGTTGTCCCGGCAAATCGTCAAACCGATGCGAGTGATGGTGAAGGGGGCCCGCGAGCTGGCAGACGGCGATTTAACCCTTGCAGAGATCGCTGTGAGAAACCGCGATGAGATTGGGGAATTGGCGGCTGCGTTTAACCATATGAGACGAAGCTGGCAGGAGATGATCCGCAATCTGGGGCGGCATGCCGGACGCGTTGCAACATCGGCGGATCAGCTGCGGCACCAGTCGGAGCAGTTCCGTGCCTCCTCCGGGGAAATTTCGGACATCATGGGCCAAATTTCGTCCGGAAGCGAGGAGCAGGTGCAAAGTGTCGAGCTGGGCGTGGCCCAAGTGACGATGATGGCTGCCGGAGCCCGGGAGATGGCAGGCCTCGCGGATGACGCCCGCCAGGAATCGGAGGCGGCGGTGCAAGAAACGCGGGCCGGCGAGGACATCGTCGCGTCAGCAGCGGCGCAGATGGCGTCGATCCAGCGGCAGATGGACGAGCTGCGCGCCTTCATCGAGCGGCTGGGCGTTCGCTCCGGCCAAATTGCGGAGGCTGCTGAGCTGATTGCCGGGATCGCCAAGCAGACGCAGATGCTGTCGCTGAACGCCTCCATCGAGGCGGCGCGGGCCGGGGAAGCCGGTAAAGGGTTCGCCGTGGTCGCCGGCGAGGTGCGCAAGCTGTCGGCGGAGACCGGGGCGGCGGCTGCAGGTGTAGCCGAGATGCTCGAAGGCGTGCGCAGCGAGATGGAGCTTGTGATTGAGGCGGGGCAAGCTGGTTCGCAGGAGGTCGCGGCCGGTATTGCCACAGTTCAGCAGGCCGGCGAGGTGTTCACGAGCATCCGTCAGGCGGTCGAGCAGGTGGCCGGCCGAATCAGCCGGGTGACCGGGCAGGCCGAGCAATTGTACTCCCAATCGGATGCTGTGGTTCAGGCGATCGCCACGATCGATCGGGTTGCGCAGCAGACCGCCAGCGGCTCCCGCGAGGTCTACGCGCACACCGAGGAGCAATACGCCGGCGTTGAAGAAATGATGGCTTCGATGGAGGGGCTCAGTCAGTTGTCTGAGGAATTGCAGGCGATGATCGGCAAGTTTAAAGTGTAA
- a CDS encoding SDR family NAD(P)-dependent oxidoreductase yields the protein MVDVKGKWALITGASRGIGYQIAKFMAEQGCNLILHSRELEHTRQLEQEVRASGVQVYSVQAELSNQQEVVAMLDEIEAKGTPVDIVFNNAAVQIAYRTDYWQTPVSDFEQSFQINFISIVTICNRLIPKMIERGFGRVINTTSGIKNEPEQAGYAASKAALDKFTKDLASRLEGTDVMINLSDPGWCRTDLGGPHAPNSVESVLPGIVVGAFVDDQKSGRYFPAQSFTGLTLEEAVAKAETIEAVSYTI from the coding sequence ATGGTTGATGTGAAAGGCAAATGGGCGCTCATTACCGGAGCAAGCCGCGGGATAGGGTATCAAATCGCGAAGTTTATGGCCGAGCAAGGCTGCAACTTGATTCTGCATAGCCGCGAGCTGGAGCATACCCGGCAATTGGAGCAGGAAGTCCGGGCATCGGGCGTCCAGGTCTACTCTGTACAAGCTGAGCTGTCAAACCAACAGGAAGTTGTCGCCATGCTGGATGAAATCGAAGCCAAAGGCACGCCGGTTGACATCGTATTTAATAACGCCGCCGTTCAAATCGCTTACCGGACCGATTATTGGCAGACTCCAGTCTCCGATTTCGAGCAGAGCTTCCAAATTAATTTCATCTCCATCGTCACGATCTGCAACCGATTGATTCCCAAGATGATCGAACGCGGTTTCGGCCGGGTCATCAACACAACCAGCGGGATCAAAAACGAACCGGAGCAAGCCGGCTACGCCGCAAGCAAAGCCGCGCTCGACAAGTTCACCAAAGATCTCGCCTCCCGTCTCGAAGGCACGGACGTGATGATTAATTTAAGCGATCCGGGCTGGTGCCGGACCGATCTGGGCGGCCCGCATGCCCCGAATTCGGTGGAAAGCGTACTTCCGGGCATCGTGGTGGGCGCTTTTGTTGACGACCAGAAGAGCGGGCGTTATTTCCCCGCGCAAAGCTTCACCGGCCTGACGCTGGAGGAAGCCGTCGCCAAGGCAGAGACGATCGAAGCGGTGAGCTATACGATCTAA
- a CDS encoding methyl-accepting chemotaxis protein — protein sequence MNRIRNISIRTRIMVLVFLAMFVSNTALIVTLSYSQSNDFFKLITPSLVLKALIIFLIFQVVSAFISEAFLVRPLKEGAKLANSMAENDLSTKIHTFQQGEAGQMIRSIQKARDNLKHLIASIQSSSERVTLSSEELNRIIEQANGQVHEINEGIKHLLSVFTQNAESMKQTAVAISEITNHSQTTAELTSRIAEQAQSVMHSAEGGKRSVESIVEAINELAANTKHVNSEVLGLEEQSQKITEVISIIKQISEQTHLLALNAAIEAARAGEEGRGFAVVAGQIRKLAEDTNRSLQEISSLVEDMTVRTGSVVSAVAQTEEKVQQGVTQSENVKLNIEQIIDNVENTFAMLNDISDGVTTQAAALEEMTATLEDVNTTIESGLQVSGDIQDQLGTQERIFGDIEKTSCKLVELSENMNDLTKVFKL from the coding sequence ATGAATCGAATTCGCAATATTTCTATCCGGACCCGAATCATGGTGCTTGTCTTCTTGGCCATGTTCGTCTCCAACACCGCTCTTATTGTAACCTTATCCTATAGCCAGAGTAATGATTTCTTTAAACTGATTACCCCCTCTTTGGTATTAAAGGCATTGATCATTTTTCTTATTTTCCAAGTGGTGTCTGCGTTTATCTCCGAAGCTTTTCTAGTTCGTCCGCTCAAAGAAGGCGCGAAGCTCGCTAATTCCATGGCCGAAAATGATTTATCCACCAAAATACATACGTTTCAGCAAGGGGAAGCCGGGCAAATGATCCGCTCGATTCAGAAGGCCAGAGATAACCTGAAGCATTTGATCGCATCCATCCAATCCTCCTCCGAACGAGTGACGCTGTCTTCGGAAGAGTTAAACCGCATCATTGAGCAGGCGAATGGGCAGGTGCACGAAATTAACGAAGGCATCAAGCATTTGTTATCCGTATTTACCCAAAATGCAGAAAGCATGAAGCAAACGGCGGTTGCGATCTCCGAAATTACGAACCATTCGCAGACGACGGCAGAACTGACAAGCCGCATTGCGGAGCAAGCCCAATCGGTTATGCATTCCGCCGAAGGCGGGAAGCGTTCGGTGGAATCGATCGTGGAGGCGATTAACGAGCTCGCAGCGAATACGAAGCACGTTAACAGCGAGGTGCTTGGGCTTGAGGAACAAAGCCAGAAAATTACCGAGGTTATCAGCATCATTAAACAAATTTCCGAACAGACCCACCTGTTAGCCCTTAACGCGGCGATTGAAGCGGCCCGGGCCGGGGAAGAGGGAAGAGGGTTCGCAGTGGTAGCCGGACAAATCCGGAAATTAGCCGAGGATACGAACCGCTCCCTTCAGGAAATCAGCAGCTTAGTCGAAGATATGACGGTTCGCACTGGCAGCGTTGTGTCTGCGGTTGCCCAAACGGAAGAGAAGGTTCAGCAGGGTGTAACGCAATCGGAAAACGTGAAGCTCAATATCGAGCAAATCATCGACAATGTAGAGAACACCTTCGCCATGTTGAACGATATTTCCGATGGGGTCACCACGCAAGCAGCTGCGCTGGAGGAAATGACCGCAACGCTGGAGGATGTGAACACCACGATCGAGTCTGGCCTGCAAGTGTCCGGCGATATCCAAGATCAGCTTGGTACGCAGGAACGGATCTTCGGTGATATCGAGAAGACCTCCTGTAAGTTGGTAGAACTGTCCGAGAATATGAACGATTTGACGAAAGTGTTCAAACTATAA
- a CDS encoding polymorphic toxin-type HINT domain-containing protein, with protein MEQVRVGDLVLAKDTETGIQAYQPVEKLFNSESEEIFIIKIGDTQIDTTGNHPFWVKGKGWVPAEDLQPGDQLETEDGGLVSVDALKVNYKDTKVYNFTVSGFHTYYISDLGILTHNLLEVCEIQNYAKVSPKRLTTRTSGGSSAILEAEIKKATGMDKPNGWASHHIVPHGATNSFARDLQSILKKHDIDLNSSANGVYLPRERGVSTTVIDGQTMTTHNGGHAISYYEFVWRRIDPVRNDKDKVLKEINYIREELLNGRLKLGNLNN; from the coding sequence ATTGAACAGGTAAGGGTTGGCGATCTGGTTCTTGCCAAGGATACAGAAACGGGAATCCAAGCTTACCAACCAGTTGAGAAACTCTTCAACAGCGAGTCTGAGGAAATATTTATTATAAAAATCGGCGATACACAGATTGATACTACTGGGAATCATCCTTTCTGGGTAAAAGGAAAAGGCTGGGTGCCAGCAGAGGATCTGCAACCGGGCGATCAATTGGAAACTGAGGACGGGGGACTTGTTTCGGTCGATGCCTTAAAGGTAAATTATAAAGACACGAAAGTTTATAACTTTACTGTAAGTGGTTTCCATACTTACTATATATCCGATTTGGGCATACTAACGCACAATCTTTTAGAAGTTTGCGAGATTCAAAATTATGCTAAAGTAAGCCCGAAAAGATTAACGACTAGAACCAGTGGTGGATCTTCCGCAATACTAGAGGCAGAAATTAAAAAGGCAACGGGGATGGACAAGCCAAACGGTTGGGCTAGTCATCATATTGTACCTCATGGAGCGACGAATAGTTTTGCCAGAGACTTGCAGAGTATTTTGAAGAAACATGACATTGACCTAAACTCCTCTGCTAACGGTGTTTACTTACCTAGGGAAAGGGGAGTTTCAACTACGGTAATAGATGGGCAGACAATGACAACCCATAATGGTGGTCATGCAATTAGTTACTATGAGTTTGTTTGGCGGAGAATTGACCCAGTACGAAATGATAAGGATAAAGTTCTCAAAGAAATAAATTATATTCGTGAGGAACTACTTAATGGTAGGTTGAAATTGGGGAATTTAAACAATTGA
- a CDS encoding imm11 family protein, translating to MRVYEWNYNYSKSMVITSDNDENHPITDSFDGEPKLDLWTPIKVRTVSKKSYRDFPVYLSSKPVISARVKEVIEPFVKDEVEFLPLLHDELDLYMINVTKVLDCVDWKRSDIRTYEDGSLAGFNKLVFDFTKIPAETYIFKFVERASTLVYVTEAFKDLIESHKFKGLDFSVVFDSEFTEEKEQEQKRNYELALEEIERKKGVEFSYEEARERVDKGQAVASGKWKMQLDEKGRFWLGELTLDLTYQWIMPIYTPPILLSYLWHEVEKSEIK from the coding sequence ATGCGGGTTTATGAATGGAATTATAATTATAGCAAATCAATGGTGATCACTTCTGATAACGACGAGAACCATCCGATTACAGATAGTTTTGATGGAGAACCAAAACTCGATTTATGGACTCCAATAAAAGTGAGAACTGTAAGTAAGAAAAGTTACAGGGATTTTCCAGTTTATTTAAGCTCAAAACCTGTAATTTCTGCTCGTGTCAAAGAAGTCATCGAACCTTTTGTAAAAGATGAAGTTGAGTTTTTACCATTGTTACATGATGAGTTGGATTTATACATGATCAATGTGACGAAGGTATTGGACTGCGTCGATTGGAAGCGATCTGATATTAGAACATATGAAGACGGATCTTTAGCAGGATTCAATAAGTTAGTATTTGATTTTACAAAAATACCTGCAGAGACGTATATTTTTAAATTTGTTGAGCGAGCTTCTACGCTAGTATATGTCACCGAAGCCTTCAAAGACTTAATAGAAAGTCATAAGTTCAAAGGCCTGGACTTTTCTGTCGTATTCGATTCGGAATTCACCGAGGAGAAGGAGCAGGAACAGAAGCGGAATTATGAGTTGGCTCTAGAAGAAATTGAACGCAAAAAAGGAGTGGAATTCTCATACGAAGAAGCCAGAGAGCGAGTTGATAAAGGACAGGCTGTTGCTAGTGGAAAATGGAAAATGCAGCTAGATGAGAAAGGGCGATTTTGGCTTGGTGAGTTGACTTTAGATTTGACTTACCAATGGATCATGCCTATCTATACTCCTCCTATATTGCTTAGTTATTTATGGCATGAAGTAGAGAAGTCCGAGATTAAATAA
- a CDS encoding OmpL47-type beta-barrel domain-containing protein: MGNIEDPKEVNFTIKQDYFPPETSVEVIGTKGENSYYISPVTIGLNAVDEHSAIDYSEYSLDGGQTWNRYVQPFPINDQDKTIIYYRSRDIDGNIEKTQKYKVNIDLLPPSAPEFAISPELWSNSSFVVTIFDGVDDQSGTWKSQYRIEGSETWLDYTVSVTVSGSSFKKIYVRTVDLKRLYCMDC, from the coding sequence ATGGGTAACATCGAAGATCCTAAAGAAGTTAATTTTACGATTAAGCAGGATTATTTTCCACCTGAGACGAGCGTTGAAGTGATAGGTACAAAGGGCGAGAACTCTTATTACATTAGCCCGGTGACTATCGGTTTGAATGCAGTTGACGAGCACTCCGCGATTGACTATTCGGAGTACAGTCTTGATGGAGGACAGACATGGAATCGCTATGTTCAACCCTTTCCGATAAATGATCAAGATAAGACAATCATTTATTATCGTTCTAGAGATATTGACGGTAATATTGAAAAAACGCAGAAATACAAGGTTAATATAGATTTGCTTCCGCCTTCAGCTCCTGAATTCGCAATAAGTCCGGAACTTTGGAGCAATTCTAGTTTTGTAGTAACTATTTTTGATGGGGTTGATGATCAAAGTGGTACATGGAAATCACAGTATCGGATTGAAGGTTCGGAAACCTGGCTGGACTATACAGTGTCAGTTACGGTTAGCGGTAGTAGCTTCAAGAAAATCTATGTTAGAACGGTTGATTTAAAAAGACTATACTGTATGGACTGTTAG
- a CDS encoding threonine aldolase family protein translates to MYGNDGVLDRRTLKAAFDRTVYQVVGHGKRNVEVLKQAFAEISGGVDSDMYGTGQALEAFERKMAAVLGKESAVFFPSGTMAQQIALRIWCDRKGSKRVAYHPLCHLEIHEEDGLKELHGLEPILLADKDRLIEMEDVRQLPEDVSCLLLELPQREIGGQLPPFAELEAISAYCQERGIKLHLDGARLFEVLPYYEKTAAEVCALFDSVYISFYKGIGGIAGAILAGDPELTKESKVWKRRHGGDLISLYPYFLSADYYYEQRIGKMGMYYRQAQELSSLFNQCHRMKTVPAIPVSNMFHVHSDVPKDRLEPVLIEVYRETGVGLTSFVKEKADGGSTFEISIGDRYSEVPEDRLQLAFELLDKKLRGLSF, encoded by the coding sequence ATGTATGGAAATGATGGGGTACTGGATAGGCGGACACTGAAGGCGGCCTTTGACCGGACGGTTTATCAAGTGGTGGGCCACGGAAAACGGAATGTAGAGGTGCTGAAGCAGGCTTTTGCCGAGATCAGCGGCGGGGTAGACAGCGACATGTACGGTACAGGACAAGCGCTGGAAGCCTTCGAAAGGAAAATGGCTGCGGTGCTCGGCAAGGAGTCGGCTGTATTTTTTCCGAGCGGCACGATGGCGCAGCAAATTGCTTTACGGATTTGGTGCGACCGTAAGGGATCGAAACGTGTGGCCTATCATCCTTTATGCCATTTGGAAATTCATGAGGAAGACGGATTAAAGGAACTGCACGGGCTGGAGCCGATTCTCCTGGCGGATAAGGATCGGCTGATTGAGATGGAGGACGTTCGGCAACTGCCGGAGGATGTCTCGTGCCTGCTGCTGGAGCTGCCGCAGCGCGAAATCGGCGGTCAGCTGCCGCCGTTCGCGGAGCTTGAAGCCATTTCCGCCTACTGCCAGGAGCGGGGCATTAAGCTACATCTGGACGGAGCCCGACTGTTCGAAGTGTTGCCTTACTACGAAAAAACCGCCGCAGAGGTTTGCGCCCTGTTCGACAGCGTCTATATCTCGTTCTACAAAGGCATCGGCGGAATCGCCGGAGCCATATTGGCAGGGGATCCGGAGCTGACGAAGGAATCTAAGGTGTGGAAAAGACGCCATGGCGGGGATCTCATCAGCTTGTATCCTTATTTTCTGAGTGCGGATTACTACTATGAGCAGCGCATAGGAAAGATGGGGATGTATTATCGGCAAGCGCAGGAGCTCTCCAGTCTGTTTAATCAATGTCATCGGATGAAGACCGTCCCGGCGATCCCGGTGTCGAACATGTTCCATGTTCATTCGGACGTTCCCAAGGATCGATTGGAGCCCGTGCTGATTGAGGTATATCGGGAAACCGGGGTTGGCTTAACCTCTTTCGTCAAGGAGAAGGCAGATGGGGGAAGTACCTTTGAAATCAGTATCGGAGATCGCTATAGCGAGGTGCCGGAAGATCGGCTGCAGCTGGCGTTCGAGCTGCTGGATAAGAAGTTGAGAGGACTCTCGTTTTAA
- a CDS encoding APC family permease yields MVSKLKRVLIGRPMKSTEIEGEKLSKLKALAVLSSDALSSVAYGTEQILIVLMAAGFSALWYSIPISFAVLGLLLILILSYRQTIFSYPTGGGAYIVAMDNLGRSTGLLAGGSLLVDYILTVAVSSSAGTDAITSAFPMLHDQRVLIALLMITILTIMNLRGVTESASMLAVPVYLFVASIFVLIVSGLYKYWTGGIHASAPEFGTAVSNVSLFLLLKAFSSGCSALTGVEAVSNAIPNFKPPAERNAATTLVMMGVILCTMFIGISALAYWYGIAPDPKATVISQIAESTFGRGILYYLIQGITALILFLAANTAYSAFPLLAFMLAKDKYMPHAFMVRGDRLGFSNGIIFLGVASALLVLGFHGDTESLIPLYAVGVFIPFTLSQLGMMVRWIKRKPQGWVFRFTINTIGMLTTLGITLIFIITKFSHVWFVFIFLPLVMFIFYQIHRHYINIADQLRIDIDKDKPCIKGSTIVVPVAGVTRVVMNSLSYAKSLTDNVVAVYVGFDDEDIERMEKKWEEWNPGVRLITLRSSFRSIIRPLMKFIDTVEWKTAETDHITVLIPQFIPRHWWQNILHNQSSLLLRAYLFNKKDIVIATVPYHLQK; encoded by the coding sequence ATGGTAAGCAAACTGAAGCGGGTACTGATCGGCAGACCGATGAAAAGTACCGAAATTGAAGGAGAAAAGCTAAGCAAACTTAAGGCATTGGCCGTATTGTCGTCGGACGCGTTGTCCTCCGTGGCATACGGTACGGAGCAGATTTTGATCGTCCTGATGGCGGCGGGATTTTCCGCGCTCTGGTATTCGATCCCGATCTCGTTTGCGGTACTTGGGCTTCTGTTGATTCTGATTCTGTCGTACCGCCAGACGATTTTCTCCTATCCGACCGGGGGCGGGGCCTATATCGTGGCGATGGATAACCTGGGGCGGTCAACCGGACTGCTGGCCGGCGGCTCGCTGCTTGTTGATTATATACTGACGGTAGCTGTAAGTTCGTCAGCCGGTACAGATGCCATAACATCCGCATTCCCTATGCTGCATGATCAGCGGGTGCTGATCGCCCTCCTGATGATTACTATACTGACCATCATGAACCTGCGTGGGGTCACGGAATCGGCTTCAATGCTGGCGGTTCCGGTATATCTATTTGTGGCCTCCATCTTCGTCCTGATTGTGTCGGGACTCTACAAGTATTGGACTGGCGGGATTCATGCCAGCGCACCGGAGTTCGGGACGGCCGTATCCAACGTCAGCTTGTTCCTGCTGCTCAAGGCGTTCAGTTCGGGGTGCTCGGCCTTAACCGGGGTTGAGGCGGTGTCCAACGCCATTCCGAACTTCAAGCCGCCGGCGGAGCGGAATGCCGCAACCACGCTGGTGATGATGGGTGTCATTCTCTGCACCATGTTTATCGGTATTAGTGCGCTGGCCTATTGGTACGGAATTGCTCCGGATCCGAAGGCCACCGTAATATCTCAAATCGCTGAATCGACCTTTGGGCGCGGGATCTTGTACTACTTGATCCAGGGCATTACAGCGTTAATCCTGTTTCTGGCAGCCAATACGGCTTATTCGGCCTTCCCGCTGCTGGCGTTTATGCTCGCCAAAGATAAATACATGCCGCATGCGTTTATGGTGCGCGGTGACCGGCTTGGCTTTTCAAACGGAATTATCTTCCTGGGCGTAGCCTCGGCGCTGCTGGTTCTTGGATTCCACGGCGACACGGAAAGCCTGATTCCGCTCTATGCGGTTGGGGTATTTATTCCGTTCACCTTGTCCCAGCTGGGGATGATGGTGCGCTGGATCAAGCGCAAGCCGCAAGGTTGGGTGTTCCGGTTTACGATTAACACGATTGGCATGCTGACGACGCTGGGCATTACGCTCATCTTCATTATCACGAAGTTTTCACATGTCTGGTTCGTATTCATCTTCTTGCCGCTCGTGATGTTTATTTTCTACCAGATCCATCGACATTATATCAATATCGCCGACCAGCTTCGGATTGACATCGATAAAGACAAACCTTGCATAAAGGGCAGCACGATCGTCGTGCCGGTGGCGGGCGTTACCCGTGTCGTGATGAACTCGTTAAGCTACGCCAAATCGCTGACGGATAACGTTGTTGCGGTGTATGTCGGATTTGATGATGAGGACATCGAACGGATGGAGAAGAAGTGGGAGGAATGGAATCCGGGGGTTCGGCTCATTACGCTGCGCTCCAGCTTCCGCAGCATTATCCGGCCGCTGATGAAGTTCATTGATACCGTGGAATGGAAAACGGCGGAGACCGATCACATTACCGTCCTGATTCCTCAGTTTATTCCTCGGCACTGGTGGCAGAATATTTTGCATAATCAGTCGAGCTTGTTGCTTAGAGCTTATTTGTTTAACAAGAAAGATATCGTCATTGCGACTGTACCTTATCATTTGCAAAAATAA
- a CDS encoding fructose-specific PTS transporter subunit EIIC codes for MKLLAITSCPNGIAHTYMAAENLQKAADKLGIAMKVETQGSIGVENEFTEEDIRQADGIIIAADKTVDKRRFVGKKLLVVGVQEGIRNPEALIQQMIRGEVPVYQGQDNNEGTPAKQTGAKQQNAFYRHLMSGVSYMIPFIVVGGLLIAIALSIGGVPTPGGLQIPEDSFWKTIEKLGSASFTFMVPVLAGFIAFSIADRPGLAPGIIGGYIAANGSFYGSEAGAGFIGGIIAGFLAGYVALWIKKWKVPKAINPIMPIIIIPVLSSLIVGLAFIYLLGGPIAQVFEWLTNWLASMQGASSILLALILGAMISFDMGGPVNKVAFMFGSAMIAEGNYQIMGPIAVAICIPPIGLGLATFLFKRKFHNAERESGKAAFTMGLFGITEGAIPFASQDPLRVIPSIMVGSMTGSVIAMLGGVGDRVAHGGPIVAVLGAVDNVLMFFVAVIAGSIVTALMIKLLKKEQVEPQLAEASAADEAAPAMETPRAENVRPVSVPAAEAQSTVRKLTDIISLDLIEPSLSASTRDGIIDEMIAKLNAEGVLTSSAEFKQAILKREQESSTGIGMNVAVPHGKSVAVLKPRVVFGIKPEGVDWSSADGTPAKLIFMIAVPAENKGNEHLKILQMLSRKLMDDAFREQLLQVKTKQEAYQLLDQIQ; via the coding sequence ATGAAACTACTGGCGATTACCTCATGTCCCAACGGGATTGCCCATACGTACATGGCGGCGGAAAATCTGCAAAAAGCCGCCGACAAGCTAGGTATTGCCATGAAGGTCGAGACCCAAGGCTCGATCGGAGTGGAAAACGAATTCACGGAGGAAGATATCCGCCAAGCGGACGGCATCATCATCGCGGCCGACAAAACGGTAGACAAACGCCGGTTCGTCGGCAAGAAGCTGCTCGTTGTTGGTGTGCAGGAAGGCATACGGAACCCCGAGGCGCTGATCCAACAGATGATTCGCGGAGAAGTGCCGGTATACCAAGGACAGGATAACAATGAAGGTACGCCGGCCAAACAGACCGGCGCCAAGCAGCAAAACGCCTTTTATCGCCACCTGATGAGCGGTGTCTCGTATATGATTCCGTTTATCGTCGTGGGCGGTCTCTTGATCGCCATCGCTCTCTCGATCGGCGGCGTACCTACTCCGGGCGGCCTGCAAATTCCAGAAGACTCGTTCTGGAAAACCATCGAGAAGCTGGGATCTGCGTCCTTTACGTTTATGGTACCGGTGCTAGCCGGGTTCATCGCGTTTAGTATCGCCGACCGGCCGGGTCTCGCTCCCGGGATCATCGGCGGTTACATCGCCGCCAATGGCAGCTTCTACGGAAGTGAAGCCGGTGCCGGCTTCATCGGCGGGATCATCGCCGGTTTCCTGGCGGGTTACGTTGCACTTTGGATCAAGAAGTGGAAGGTGCCGAAAGCGATCAATCCAATCATGCCAATCATCATCATCCCGGTTCTCTCTTCGCTGATCGTAGGTCTCGCCTTCATTTACCTGCTTGGCGGCCCGATCGCCCAAGTGTTTGAATGGCTGACCAACTGGCTTGCCAGCATGCAAGGAGCCAGCTCGATTCTGCTGGCCTTGATTCTGGGCGCCATGATCTCCTTCGACATGGGTGGTCCGGTTAACAAGGTAGCGTTCATGTTCGGCTCCGCGATGATCGCGGAGGGGAACTATCAAATCATGGGTCCGATCGCCGTTGCGATCTGTATTCCGCCGATCGGTCTGGGCCTGGCAACGTTCTTGTTCAAACGCAAGTTCCATAATGCCGAACGGGAATCCGGCAAAGCCGCCTTTACGATGGGCTTGTTCGGGATCACCGAAGGTGCGATTCCGTTCGCATCGCAAGACCCACTGCGCGTTATTCCCAGCATCATGGTCGGCTCGATGACAGGTTCCGTCATCGCCATGCTGGGCGGCGTCGGCGACCGCGTAGCTCACGGCGGTCCAATCGTTGCCGTACTTGGCGCCGTTGACAATGTCCTCATGTTCTTCGTGGCCGTCATCGCGGGTTCCATCGTTACGGCCTTAATGATCAAATTGCTGAAGAAAGAACAGGTCGAGCCTCAGCTCGCCGAAGCGAGCGCTGCGGACGAGGCGGCTCCAGCCATGGAAACGCCACGTGCGGAGAACGTCCGCCCGGTAAGCGTGCCGGCTGCCGAAGCTCAAAGCACAGTTCGCAAGCTGACGGATATCATCAGTTTGGATCTGATTGAGCCTTCCCTGTCCGCGTCAACACGGGACGGGATCATCGACGAAATGATTGCAAAGCTGAACGCTGAAGGTGTGCTGACCTCCTCTGCTGAGTTCAAGCAGGCGATTCTGAAGCGCGAGCAAGAAAGCTCTACCGGCATCGGCATGAACGTCGCCGTACCGCACGGGAAGTCGGTGGCGGTGCTGAAGCCAAGAGTCGTATTCGGGATCAAGCCGGAAGGCGTGGATTGGAGCAGCGCGGACGGAACGCCCGCTAAGTTGATCTTTATGATCGCTGTCCCTGCCGAAAACAAAGGCAATGAGCATTTAAAAATTCTGCAAATGCTGTCCCGCAAGCTGATGGATGACGCATTCCGCGAACAGCTGCTGCAGGTGAAAACCAAACAGGAAGCTTATCAGCTGCTGGATCAAATTCAATAA